A single Pseudodesulfovibrio aespoeensis Aspo-2 DNA region contains:
- a CDS encoding BPL-N domain-containing protein has translation MSSIHIYWDESHFWGLLAARALEAWGIPHRLVRGSEIADGVLAGKCGEAPRLLIVPGGRAKGKADRLGVRGMDAICEFVHDGGAYLGFCGGAGLALTGPYGLGLSPWTRKGYTNRLHHFLSGHVHVSLNQTDPLVPPDLIREGTGESADKGPMLPVWWPGRFDPVDASVTVLARYGRPGPDFWVADLNLSTLPQGTMADWENLYGIHLDPDFMEGTPCVTANDFGAGRVILSYAHLETPASPHANRWLAHILDHVLGGDHGQSCGPVPAWDVAARPVVWDDPALMAARRAMEATIATGTSHFLLFWRTPWLLGWRRGIPGAGINTLYSFICEAMAHEPDNATLAYWRGQAAGFGTLVGLLASGLSGYLLAERLSMTMFHSASDAVSVHGLREQRRALFGLPPEPGGIYADLAATLEELCWRLSRPGQDRT, from the coding sequence ATGTCAAGCATACACATATATTGGGACGAGTCCCACTTCTGGGGCCTGCTGGCCGCGCGCGCCCTTGAGGCGTGGGGCATTCCCCATCGCCTGGTGCGCGGCTCCGAGATAGCCGATGGCGTGCTGGCTGGCAAGTGCGGCGAAGCGCCGCGCCTGCTCATCGTGCCGGGCGGACGGGCCAAGGGCAAGGCAGACCGGCTGGGAGTGCGCGGCATGGACGCCATCTGCGAGTTCGTGCACGACGGCGGCGCCTACCTCGGCTTTTGCGGCGGGGCCGGGCTGGCCCTGACCGGCCCCTACGGCCTCGGCCTCTCCCCCTGGACCCGCAAGGGATACACCAACCGGCTCCACCACTTCCTCTCCGGCCATGTGCATGTTTCCCTGAACCAGACCGACCCCCTGGTACCGCCAGACCTGATCAGGGAAGGCACGGGGGAAAGCGCTGACAAAGGCCCCATGCTGCCGGTCTGGTGGCCGGGCCGCTTCGATCCCGTGGACGCCTCGGTCACGGTCCTGGCCCGCTACGGCAGGCCGGGGCCGGACTTCTGGGTGGCGGACCTGAACCTGTCCACCCTGCCCCAGGGGACCATGGCCGACTGGGAAAACCTCTACGGCATCCACCTGGACCCCGACTTCATGGAAGGCACGCCCTGCGTTACAGCCAACGATTTCGGCGCGGGCCGGGTGATCTTGAGCTACGCCCACCTGGAGACGCCCGCCTCGCCCCATGCCAACCGCTGGCTGGCGCACATTCTCGACCATGTGCTGGGCGGCGATCATGGGCAGAGCTGCGGGCCGGTCCCGGCCTGGGACGTGGCCGCGCGGCCCGTGGTCTGGGACGATCCCGCACTCATGGCCGCGCGCCGGGCCATGGAAGCCACCATTGCCACGGGCACCAGCCACTTTCTGCTCTTCTGGCGCACGCCGTGGCTGCTGGGCTGGCGGCGCGGCATTCCAGGCGCGGGCATCAACACCCTGTACTCGTTCATCTGCGAGGCCATGGCCCATGAGCCGGACAACGCCACCCTGGCCTACTGGCGCGGCCAAGCAGCGGGGTTCGGCACCCTCGTCGGGCTCCTGGCCAGCGGCCTGTCCGGCTATCTCCTGGCCGAGCGGCTGTCCATGACCATGTTCCACTCGGCATCTGACGCCGTGTCCGTACATGGACTGCGGGAGCAGCGACGCGCCCTGTTCGGCCTGCCCCCGGAACCGGGCGGCATTTACGCCGACCTGGCCGCCACCCTGGAGGAACTCTGCTGGCGTCTTTCCCGGCCAGGCCAGGACCGCACCTGA
- a CDS encoding valine--tRNA ligase: MARRELAKAYEPWDVEEKWESHWEADKTFTPDPDGPGDPYSIVIPPPNVTGVLHMGHALNLTLQDILCRFHRQQGRNVLWVPGTDHAGIATQNVVERQLKEEGKSRHDLGREKFIERVWEWKQEKGDRILGQIRRMGASVDWTRECFTFDDQRARAVREVFVELYRQGLIYKGDYIINWCNRCHTALADDEVEHEPKPGHLYHIQYPLADGSGHLVVATTRPETMLGDTAIAVNPEDERFNHLIGKEAVLPLVGRKLPIIGDAYVDVAFGTGCLKVTPAHDMNDWELGRKHGLEVLAILDEDGNINENAPERYRGLHKAEARTVIITDLKNEGLFVGVDDHDHSVGACYRCKSVIEPHVSTQWFVSMKPLAEKARAAVPAQTKIHPEHWTKTYYEWLDNIRDWCISRQIWWGHRIPAWTCEKCGALTVSITDPSACESCGSRNIIQDEDVLDTWFSSALWPFSTLGWPDKTPELARYYPTSCLVTGFDILFFWVARMMMMGLQFMERVPFHDVYIHALVRDEKGKKMSKSTGNVIDPLDMIEKYGADALRFTLTSFAAMGRDIKLSEQRIEGYKHFMNKIWNAARFAMMNLPDEIPAVPLDQTSSLADTWILHRLEEVKTTVAEATAAYRFNEVAQTLYKFIWSEFCDWYLEMIKPALYGEDEAAKAATQKALWTVLSETMVLLHPVAPFISQEIWSVLPRPAGDDRSEDIATLPFPSPRPQCLNPDAVARMELFMGVVSGIRNIRTELLIEPAKKLDLLVRTANDADRGVLESTLNLIRFLARVENVTIGPDVKGPKASGAAVVQGNELFVPLAGVVDFEAELARLDKNLAKLDKTMKGVSGKLANPGFVNNAPPEVVEGEKRKLAEMEEEQTKLAQLKARLESVME; the protein is encoded by the coding sequence ATGGCCCGCAGGGAACTGGCCAAGGCATACGAGCCTTGGGATGTCGAGGAAAAGTGGGAGAGCCACTGGGAAGCGGACAAGACCTTCACCCCGGACCCGGACGGGCCGGGCGACCCGTATTCCATCGTCATCCCGCCGCCCAACGTCACGGGCGTGCTGCACATGGGCCACGCCCTGAACCTGACGCTTCAGGACATCCTGTGCCGGTTCCACCGCCAGCAGGGGCGCAACGTGCTCTGGGTGCCGGGTACGGACCACGCGGGCATCGCCACCCAGAACGTGGTGGAGCGCCAGCTCAAGGAAGAGGGCAAGAGCCGCCACGACCTGGGCCGCGAGAAGTTCATCGAGCGCGTCTGGGAGTGGAAGCAGGAAAAGGGCGACCGCATCCTCGGCCAGATCAGGCGCATGGGCGCGTCCGTGGACTGGACCCGTGAGTGCTTCACCTTTGACGACCAGCGCGCCAGGGCCGTGCGCGAGGTGTTCGTCGAGCTGTACCGGCAGGGGCTCATCTACAAGGGCGACTACATCATCAACTGGTGCAACCGCTGCCACACCGCCCTGGCCGACGACGAGGTCGAGCACGAGCCGAAACCCGGCCATCTCTACCACATCCAATATCCCCTGGCCGACGGCTCGGGCCATCTGGTGGTGGCCACCACCCGGCCCGAGACCATGCTCGGCGACACGGCCATTGCCGTGAACCCGGAGGACGAGCGCTTCAACCACCTCATCGGCAAGGAGGCCGTGCTGCCGCTCGTGGGCCGCAAGCTGCCCATCATCGGCGACGCCTACGTGGACGTGGCCTTTGGCACTGGCTGCCTCAAGGTCACGCCCGCCCACGACATGAACGACTGGGAGCTGGGCCGCAAGCACGGTCTCGAAGTGCTGGCCATCCTCGACGAGGACGGCAACATCAACGAGAACGCGCCCGAGCGCTATCGCGGCCTGCACAAGGCAGAGGCGCGCACGGTCATCATCACGGACCTCAAGAACGAAGGGTTGTTCGTGGGCGTGGACGACCACGACCATTCGGTGGGCGCGTGCTACCGCTGCAAGTCGGTCATCGAGCCGCATGTCTCCACCCAGTGGTTCGTGTCCATGAAGCCTTTGGCCGAGAAGGCGCGCGCCGCCGTGCCCGCACAGACCAAAATTCACCCGGAGCACTGGACCAAGACCTACTACGAGTGGCTCGACAACATCCGCGACTGGTGCATTTCGCGCCAGATATGGTGGGGCCACCGCATCCCGGCCTGGACCTGCGAGAAATGCGGCGCTCTGACCGTGTCCATCACCGACCCCAGCGCCTGCGAATCCTGCGGCAGCCGCAACATCATCCAGGACGAGGACGTGCTCGACACCTGGTTCTCGTCCGCGCTGTGGCCTTTCTCCACTCTGGGCTGGCCCGACAAGACCCCGGAGCTGGCCAGGTACTACCCGACCTCCTGTCTGGTCACCGGGTTTGACATCCTCTTTTTCTGGGTGGCGCGCATGATGATGATGGGGCTCCAGTTCATGGAGCGGGTGCCGTTTCACGATGTCTACATCCACGCCCTGGTGCGCGACGAAAAGGGCAAGAAGATGTCCAAGTCCACGGGCAACGTCATCGACCCCCTGGACATGATCGAGAAATACGGGGCCGACGCCCTGCGTTTCACCCTGACCAGCTTCGCGGCCATGGGCCGCGACATCAAGCTCTCGGAGCAGCGCATCGAGGGCTACAAGCACTTCATGAACAAGATCTGGAACGCGGCCCGGTTCGCCATGATGAACCTGCCCGACGAGATTCCGGCGGTCCCCCTCGACCAGACCTCAAGCCTTGCCGACACCTGGATTCTGCACCGGCTGGAGGAGGTCAAGACCACCGTGGCCGAGGCTACCGCGGCCTACCGCTTCAACGAGGTGGCCCAGACGCTCTACAAGTTCATCTGGTCCGAGTTCTGCGACTGGTACCTGGAGATGATCAAGCCCGCCCTCTACGGCGAGGACGAGGCAGCCAAGGCGGCCACCCAGAAGGCGCTGTGGACCGTGCTCTCCGAGACCATGGTCCTGCTCCACCCGGTGGCCCCGTTCATCTCCCAGGAGATATGGTCCGTGCTGCCCCGCCCGGCAGGCGACGACCGCTCCGAGGACATCGCCACCCTGCCGTTCCCGTCCCCGCGCCCCCAGTGCCTGAACCCGGACGCCGTGGCCCGCATGGAGCTGTTCATGGGCGTGGTCTCCGGCATCCGCAACATCCGCACCGAACTGCTCATCGAGCCGGCCAAGAAGCTCGACCTGCTGGTGCGCACGGCAAACGACGCAGACAGGGGCGTGCTCGAATCCACCCTGAACCTGATCCGCTTCCTGGCCCGCGTCGAGAACGTCACCATCGGCCCGGATGTCAAGGGCCCCAAGGCGTCGGGCGCAGCCGTGGTCCAGGGCAACGAGCTCTTCGTGCCCCTTGCGGGCGTGGTGGATTTCGAGGCCGAGCTGGCGCGCCTGGACAAGAACCTGGCCAAGCTCGACAAGACCATGAAAGGCGTGTCCGGCAAGCTCGCCAACCCCGGCTTTGTCAACAACGCCCCGCCCGAGGTGGTGGAGGGCGAAAAGCGCAAGCTGGCCGAGATGGAAGAGGAACAAACCAAGCTCGCCCAACTCAAGGCCCGCCTTGAGAGCGTGATGGAGTAG
- a CDS encoding Abi family protein — MERLQPYKLPRNVNPDEGDYDWLLRYVWNIKLCESLYPGLQNLEIALRNAIHNTLSKAYETEFWFLKEGLLKVGESEQIRRAERLIPTGKRKIAGKYVAELGFGFWVSLLHKRYHDSLVPKIMKTAFPGKAHPMKRSLVAGELDTIRKLRNRVFHHEPIWNNPRLAVLHNQILQYVAWLNYELFIVTRGVDGFETIHQSGTTPYKEIIAEIG, encoded by the coding sequence GTGGAACGTCTTCAGCCATACAAGTTGCCCAGAAATGTCAACCCGGACGAGGGCGATTACGACTGGCTTCTTCGTTACGTATGGAATATCAAGTTGTGCGAATCGTTGTATCCTGGACTTCAGAATCTTGAAATCGCGTTGAGAAATGCAATTCACAACACCCTCTCCAAGGCATACGAAACAGAGTTTTGGTTTTTGAAAGAAGGTTTGTTGAAGGTCGGCGAGTCCGAGCAGATACGCCGTGCTGAGCGGCTTATCCCAACAGGAAAGCGGAAAATAGCCGGGAAATACGTCGCGGAATTGGGGTTTGGCTTTTGGGTTTCCCTTCTCCACAAACGATACCATGATTCATTGGTGCCGAAAATCATGAAAACGGCCTTTCCCGGCAAGGCCCACCCCATGAAGAGATCATTGGTTGCAGGAGAACTCGACACGATTCGCAAGTTACGCAATAGAGTGTTTCATCACGAACCCATTTGGAACAATCCACGACTTGCGGTTTTGCACAACCAGATTTTGCAGTATGTCGCTTGGCTCAACTATGAGTTATTTATCGTAACCAGGGGAGTGGACGGGTTTGAAACCATCCACCAGTCCGGGACCACTCCGTATAAAGAAATAATCGCGGAAATTGGTTAG
- the cobA gene encoding uroporphyrinogen-III C-methyltransferase, translating into MANVFLVGAGPGDPGMLTLRAKEIIETCDVMIYDYLANADFLKWCKSDCEILYVGKKGGDHTLPQDQINALIVDKARSGKTICRLKGGDPYVFGRGGEEAEELVEAGIDFEVVPGITAGVAAPAYAGIPVTHRDHTTSVCFITGHEDPTKGESGNNWAVYGQSNSTLVFYMGVGNLPMIAENLMKHGRAADTPVALVRWGTRCNQQSFVSTLENVAADAAERKFKAPSIIIVGGVCSLHDKLAWFEKKPLLGQGVVVTRAREQASGLVDILRGHGACVHEFPTIAVEPLDDYAEVETAILQLARYQWVVFTSVNGVKFFWEQLGAIGLDSRIFGGMQIAAIGPATADELKARGIIPDFVPDKYVAEHVVEGLLALGIQGQDVLIPRAKVAREVLPEELKKAGCNVTVLPVYETRLVQQSGDEIVAALDNGDIRYVTFTSSSTVENFFELIPADTLRRYPDVRLASIGPVTTATLSRFGFTPAIEPEDYTIPGLVAALVAAVTADKG; encoded by the coding sequence ATGGCAAACGTTTTCCTCGTCGGAGCCGGTCCGGGCGATCCGGGCATGCTCACACTGCGGGCCAAGGAGATCATCGAGACCTGCGATGTGATGATCTACGATTATCTGGCCAACGCGGATTTTCTGAAGTGGTGCAAGTCCGACTGCGAGATCCTCTACGTGGGCAAGAAGGGCGGGGATCACACCCTGCCCCAGGACCAGATCAACGCGCTGATCGTGGACAAGGCGCGCAGCGGCAAGACCATCTGCCGGCTCAAGGGCGGCGATCCGTATGTGTTCGGGCGCGGCGGCGAGGAGGCCGAGGAGCTGGTGGAGGCGGGCATCGACTTCGAGGTGGTGCCGGGCATCACTGCGGGCGTGGCCGCCCCGGCCTATGCGGGCATTCCGGTGACCCACCGCGACCATACCACCAGCGTCTGCTTCATCACCGGCCACGAGGACCCCACCAAGGGCGAATCCGGCAACAACTGGGCCGTGTACGGCCAGTCCAATTCCACCCTGGTCTTCTACATGGGCGTGGGCAACCTGCCCATGATCGCCGAAAATCTCATGAAGCATGGCCGGGCTGCCGACACCCCGGTGGCCCTGGTGCGCTGGGGCACGCGCTGCAATCAGCAGTCCTTTGTCTCCACCCTGGAGAACGTGGCCGCCGACGCGGCAGAGCGCAAGTTCAAGGCCCCGTCCATCATCATCGTGGGCGGTGTCTGCTCCCTGCACGACAAGCTTGCGTGGTTCGAGAAGAAACCCCTGCTCGGCCAGGGCGTGGTGGTCACCCGAGCCCGCGAGCAGGCCAGCGGGCTGGTGGACATCCTGCGCGGCCACGGGGCGTGCGTGCACGAGTTTCCGACCATTGCCGTGGAGCCGCTCGACGACTACGCCGAGGTGGAGACGGCCATTCTGCAACTGGCCCGCTACCAGTGGGTGGTGTTCACCTCGGTCAACGGCGTCAAATTCTTCTGGGAGCAGCTCGGAGCCATCGGCCTGGATTCGCGCATCTTTGGCGGCATGCAGATCGCGGCCATCGGCCCGGCCACGGCGGATGAGCTCAAGGCGCGCGGCATCATCCCGGATTTCGTGCCCGACAAGTACGTGGCCGAGCATGTGGTCGAGGGGCTGCTTGCGCTGGGCATCCAGGGCCAGGACGTGCTCATCCCGCGCGCGAAAGTCGCCCGCGAGGTCTTGCCGGAAGAGCTGAAAAAGGCGGGTTGCAACGTCACGGTCCTGCCCGTGTACGAGACCAGACTGGTCCAGCAGTCCGGTGACGAGATCGTGGCCGCGCTCGACAACGGCGACATCCGATACGTCACCTTCACCTCGTCGAGCACGGTGGAGAACTTCTTCGAGCTGATCCCGGCAGACACCCTGCGCCGGTATCCGGACGTGCGGCTCGCCTCCATCGGGCCGGTCACGACCGCCACCCTGTCCCGCTTCGGCTTCACCCCGGCCATCGAGCCGGAGGACTACACCATCCCCGGCCTGGTGGCCGCGCTGGTGGCCGCAGTGACGGCGGACAAGGGCTGA
- the purN gene encoding phosphoribosylglycinamide formyltransferase: MSLPIAVLVSGSGSNLQSIIDRIAEGVLDAEIRLVVSNRAGAFGLERARKHNIPTKVLLHTDYPTREAFDAALVDSIHKAGVDKGGLVVMAGFMRIVTPVFLSAFPHRVVNIHPALLPAFPGVHGQADAADYGVKISGCTVHFVDEEMDHGPVIIQAAVPCQAGEDGNVLGPRILKLEHRVYPQAIQWIAEDRLTIRDRHVDLKVSGRPKAEQPRADIDTPTYALVWPPLEAGF; this comes from the coding sequence ATGTCCTTGCCCATAGCCGTCCTCGTCTCGGGGAGCGGGTCCAACCTGCAATCCATCATCGACCGCATCGCCGAGGGAGTGCTCGACGCCGAGATCCGGCTCGTGGTCTCCAACCGGGCCGGGGCCTTTGGGCTGGAGCGGGCCAGGAAGCACAACATCCCCACCAAGGTGCTGCTGCATACCGACTACCCCACGCGCGAGGCGTTCGACGCGGCCCTGGTGGATTCCATCCACAAGGCGGGTGTGGACAAGGGCGGGCTGGTGGTCATGGCCGGGTTCATGCGCATCGTCACCCCGGTCTTTCTCTCCGCTTTCCCGCACCGGGTGGTCAACATCCATCCCGCCCTGTTGCCCGCCTTCCCAGGCGTGCACGGGCAGGCCGACGCCGCGGATTACGGGGTCAAAATATCGGGCTGCACCGTGCATTTCGTGGACGAGGAGATGGACCACGGCCCGGTCATCATCCAGGCCGCCGTGCCCTGTCAGGCAGGCGAGGACGGCAATGTGCTCGGCCCGCGCATCCTCAAGCTCGAACACCGCGTCTACCCCCAGGCCATCCAGTGGATCGCCGAGGACCGGCTGACCATCCGCGACCGTCATGTGGACCTCAAGGTCTCGGGCCGCCCCAAGGCCGAGCAACCCAGGGCCGACATCGACACCCCCACCTATGCCCTGGTCTGGCCGCCCCTCGAAGCGGGCTTCTAA
- the cbiD gene encoding cobalt-precorrin-5B (C(1))-methyltransferase CbiD, whose amino-acid sequence MTTPLRTGRTTGTCATAAAMAGTVFLLTGARPATFMVPLPPGGHLEVPVARYEHEGDAVRVTVVKDGGDDPDATHGCDIQAVVEINQNDTDIMVVLVEGGIGVGVATLPGLPVAVGQPAINPEPRRQIEAGVRHAAGPDFAGRVRVVVEVPDGERLAAKTMNPRLGIVGGISILGTQGIVKPYSHDSWKATVAEGLDVARALGLEHAVFTTGRRTERLYLDAFPHTPETAMIQAADFFEFSMDGAAQRGFIRVTWSLFFGKLVKQAQGLAYTHAKSHPVDFARLAELCVKAGCAPGLLPAIREANTARQVLDLLRADPALPALLALLTARAASAARAFSGGRCAVSYAVFDFDGQRLI is encoded by the coding sequence ATGACCACCCCCCTGCGCACGGGCCGCACCACCGGCACCTGCGCCACGGCAGCGGCCATGGCCGGGACGGTCTTCCTGCTCACCGGCGCGCGCCCGGCAACGTTCATGGTCCCGCTCCCGCCCGGCGGCCACCTCGAAGTGCCGGTGGCCCGCTATGAGCATGAAGGCGACGCGGTGCGCGTCACGGTCGTCAAGGACGGCGGCGACGATCCAGACGCAACCCATGGCTGCGACATTCAGGCAGTGGTCGAAATTAATCAAAACGACACAGACATTATGGTCGTCTTGGTCGAAGGCGGCATCGGAGTGGGTGTCGCCACCCTGCCGGGCCTGCCCGTGGCCGTTGGCCAGCCCGCCATCAACCCGGAGCCGCGACGCCAGATCGAGGCCGGGGTGCGCCACGCTGCCGGACCGGATTTCGCGGGCCGCGTCCGGGTGGTGGTCGAGGTGCCGGACGGCGAACGGCTGGCGGCCAAGACCATGAATCCCAGGCTCGGCATCGTGGGCGGCATCTCCATCCTCGGCACCCAGGGCATTGTCAAGCCCTACTCCCACGACTCGTGGAAGGCCACGGTGGCCGAGGGGCTCGACGTGGCCCGCGCCCTGGGCCTGGAGCACGCCGTCTTCACCACGGGCCGCCGCACCGAGCGGCTCTACCTGGACGCCTTTCCCCACACGCCGGAGACCGCCATGATCCAGGCTGCTGATTTTTTTGAATTTTCTATGGACGGGGCAGCGCAGCGCGGTTTTATCCGTGTGACGTGGTCGCTCTTCTTCGGCAAGCTGGTCAAACAGGCCCAGGGGCTGGCCTACACCCACGCCAAAAGCCACCCCGTGGATTTCGCCCGGCTGGCCGAACTGTGCGTCAAGGCAGGGTGCGCGCCCGGCCTCCTGCCCGCCATCCGCGAGGCCAACACCGCCCGGCAGGTGCTCGACCTGCTGCGGGCCGATCCGGCCCTGCCTGCCCTGCTCGCCCTGCTCACGGCCAGAGCTGCCAGCGCGGCCCGCGCCTTTTCCGGCGGTCGCTGCGCAGTGAGCTACGCGGTCTTCGATTTTGACGGACAGCGGCTGATCTGA
- a CDS encoding SDR family oxidoreductase, producing MDTRPVLVLGSTGYVGGRLVPLLLERGFTVRAAGRSVNKIRSRQWADNPNLEIVRADMHDAESLRLAADGCRAAFYLVHSMNQPGRDFSAQERDAAYNMVAAASATGLERIIYLGGLGEDHDDHPLSKHLRSRAEVGRILSLAPSRVTILRAAQIIGSGSSSFELVRYLADRLPIMLAPTWVTTRTQPIAIRNVLGYLAGCLENEATAGLTLDIGGPDVLSYAELFALYAEVAGIPRRRILATPFLSPRLSSFWVSLITPVPMSLARSLIEGLRNEVVCRDQTIRELVPQELLSCREAIRRALDKTEHQKVETCLFDVGSACMPEWASGDDPTYAGGTSYELGYKARLQGDPAKVWALIERIGGEQGWYYGDPLWRLRGFIDRLLAGPGMARGRPRGSDPVRVGDALDFWRVLASDPGRRLLLLAEMRLPGEALLEFRLDSQWENAVDIVMTARFLPRGLLGILYWFAMHPFHVLLFGNMIKNISAQAGTHLYSKPERVRKRG from the coding sequence ATGGACACCCGCCCTGTTCTCGTACTCGGCTCCACCGGCTATGTGGGCGGCAGGCTCGTGCCCCTGCTGCTTGAGCGCGGCTTCACGGTCCGCGCCGCCGGGCGCAGCGTGAACAAGATCCGCTCGCGCCAGTGGGCGGACAATCCGAACCTCGAGATCGTCCGCGCCGACATGCACGATGCAGAGAGCCTGCGCCTGGCCGCCGACGGCTGCCGCGCCGCCTTCTACCTCGTCCACTCCATGAACCAGCCCGGGCGAGACTTCTCGGCCCAGGAGCGAGACGCGGCCTACAACATGGTGGCCGCGGCCTCGGCCACCGGGCTTGAGCGCATCATCTACCTCGGCGGCCTGGGCGAGGACCACGACGACCACCCGCTGTCCAAGCATCTGCGCTCGCGGGCCGAGGTGGGCCGCATCCTCTCCCTGGCCCCGTCGCGGGTGACCATCCTGCGCGCCGCCCAGATCATCGGCTCGGGCTCGTCGTCCTTTGAGCTGGTGCGCTATCTGGCCGACCGGCTGCCAATCATGCTCGCGCCCACCTGGGTCACCACCCGCACCCAGCCCATCGCCATCCGCAATGTGCTGGGCTATCTGGCCGGATGCCTGGAGAACGAGGCCACCGCCGGGCTGACCCTGGACATCGGCGGCCCGGACGTGCTCTCCTACGCCGAACTTTTCGCCCTCTACGCAGAGGTGGCGGGCATCCCCAGGCGGCGCATCCTGGCCACGCCCTTTCTCTCGCCCCGACTTTCGTCCTTCTGGGTCAGCCTGATCACTCCGGTGCCCATGTCCCTGGCCCGATCCCTTATCGAGGGGCTGCGCAACGAGGTGGTCTGCCGCGACCAGACCATCCGCGAACTGGTGCCCCAGGAGCTGCTCTCCTGCCGCGAGGCCATCCGCCGCGCCCTGGACAAGACCGAGCACCAGAAGGTGGAGACCTGCCTGTTCGACGTGGGCAGCGCGTGCATGCCCGAGTGGGCCTCGGGAGACGACCCCACCTATGCGGGCGGCACCAGCTACGAGCTGGGCTACAAGGCGCGGCTCCAGGGCGACCCGGCCAAGGTCTGGGCGCTCATCGAACGCATCGGCGGCGAGCAGGGATGGTACTACGGCGACCCGCTGTGGCGGCTGCGCGGCTTCATCGACCGGCTCCTGGCCGGACCGGGCATGGCCAGGGGCCGACCGCGCGGCAGCGACCCGGTGCGCGTGGGCGACGCGCTCGACTTCTGGCGGGTGCTGGCCAGCGATCCGGGCCGCAGGCTGCTCCTGCTGGCCGAGATGCGGCTGCCGGGCGAGGCCCTGCTCGAATTCCGGCTCGACAGCCAGTGGGAAAACGCCGTGGACATCGTCATGACCGCCCGCTTCCTGCCCAGGGGACTGCTGGGCATCCTCTACTGGTTCGCCATGCATCCATTCCACGTCCTGCTTTTTGGCAACATGATCAAGAATATCTCGGCCCAGGCGGGCACGCACCTCTACTCCAAACCCGAACGCGTCAGGAAACGCGGATGA